A genomic window from Acinetobacter lwoffii includes:
- the rpsP gene encoding 30S ribosomal protein S16, translating to MVVIRLARGGAKKRPFYQIIVTDSRNARDGRFIERIGFFNPTAQGKAEKLRLDADRFAHWVSQGAQPSDRVASLAAQAKKAAVAA from the coding sequence ATGGTTGTTATTCGTCTTGCACGCGGTGGTGCTAAAAAACGTCCGTTCTATCAAATCATTGTGACTGATAGCCGTAATGCACGTGACGGTCGTTTCATCGAACGTATCGGTTTCTTCAACCCGACAGCTCAAGGTAAAGCAGAAAAGCTTCGTTTAGATGCTGACCGTTTTGCTCACTGGGTTTCTCAAGGTGCTCAACCTTCTGATCGTGTTGCTTCTTTAGCTGCTCAAGCTAAAAAAGCTGCAGTTGCTGCATAA
- a CDS encoding type IV pilin protein, with product MKKYSLAFTLIELMIVVAIIGILAAIAYPSYTQYKIRTNRADVQSEMMQIAQRLQSYYVINHNYTNARLDNGTVSKAYPASGSVYTITLAPLDQTWTLTAVPTPNTVQDGNGAVVLNSQGQKCWEKGTTCSVSTSSNWESR from the coding sequence ATGAAAAAATACTCTTTAGCATTTACTTTAATTGAATTAATGATTGTTGTCGCAATTATTGGCATCTTGGCAGCAATTGCTTATCCATCTTACACACAGTACAAAATCCGTACCAATCGGGCAGATGTGCAAAGTGAAATGATGCAAATAGCCCAACGGTTACAGAGTTATTATGTCATCAATCATAATTATACCAACGCAAGATTGGACAATGGCACAGTGAGTAAAGCCTATCCTGCTTCAGGAAGTGTATATACCATCACCCTTGCGCCACTCGATCAAACTTGGACGCTTACGGCAGTCCCAACCCCGAATACAGTTCAAGATGGTAATGGAGCAGTGGTGCTAAATAGCCAAGGACAAAAATGTTGGGAGAAAGGAACGACATGCAGTGTTTCTACTTCTTCAAATTGGGAAAGTCGTTAA
- the rimM gene encoding ribosome maturation factor RimM (Essential for efficient processing of 16S rRNA), protein MTPTQNVPEDRIQIGQLRSAYGLNGWLWVYSNTEPMSNIFDYLPWYIETKAGWQIVDVKRWKPHGKGLVVSLKGVSDRTGADELVGANIWISKAQLPQAGVDEYYWSDLKGLTVLGLNDEDQEVNLGQIFELFETGANDVMVVRATADSIDGEERMIPWHKDVVQRVDLEAGRIYVNWGVDY, encoded by the coding sequence ATGACACCAACACAGAATGTTCCCGAAGATCGTATTCAGATTGGACAGTTGCGTTCAGCATATGGATTAAATGGGTGGCTCTGGGTCTATTCCAATACAGAACCTATGAGCAACATATTTGACTATCTGCCTTGGTACATTGAGACCAAAGCAGGTTGGCAAATTGTCGATGTAAAACGTTGGAAACCACATGGCAAAGGCTTGGTTGTTTCGCTGAAAGGTGTGAGTGATCGCACTGGCGCGGATGAATTGGTTGGCGCAAATATCTGGATTTCAAAAGCTCAACTGCCTCAAGCGGGTGTAGATGAATATTATTGGTCTGATTTAAAGGGTCTAACAGTGTTAGGTCTGAATGATGAGGATCAAGAAGTGAATCTCGGTCAAATTTTTGAACTGTTTGAAACAGGTGCCAATGATGTGATGGTGGTTCGCGCAACTGCCGACAGTATCGATGGCGAAGAGCGCATGATTCCATGGCATAAAGATGTGGTACAACGCGTTGATCTTGAAGCTGGTCGTATTTACGTCAATTGGGGCGTAGACTACTAA
- a CDS encoding pilus assembly protein — MDKINHKNTLSAAVSMFMTLAVCYSVSAQASDIDIYSNTTSGKTTITMMLDTSGSMGNGLFYYSTFFGIFTGSHSTNSLQEDYGVCVNANSTRYESNSNIRTEVKTVTLSDNTTVNYTRYYCRVRNSSSEYTRLKDKGVCTESGTELRCFDRLTRLKDALIEVFQDAEIKDNNILIGLGQYSSSTSSIETSSNADGSTGRILVAAKPMDNTHSDNLIKAIVNLSPYGGTPTAHAYAEIGAYMLGRTTKGSSENAGSGFDKSNTTDIKQDNKYKSPFGTTLPSPTDTCNGQGIYFLTDGAPNSSNNSSKLMRRALGLSSDFSDSGGLPNGSEDNNQMSYVGAFAKKIRSDYNIKTAVVGFGKDFIVNENTLKLLEDPLTKKIKPYYDCSQLSGDAKNACNWGAKQHAQLPSNVGGFGNGGFYSAQSTQDIIDSIKYFVDDTKPPFDPVATGSPTLPQDALNPLRIQPYGYYASFLPKPQESTQLWVGNMNKYHIFNGELYNASKTIRLIKSDGSLDAAAKGLWTDEGMKGQLPLGLSTNGANEKIANRTLYTNREITGTAAPYAASEIGSLKKVNVTTLFGTGTTALFANDPDKNYWLNLLGYNVATTGIVTLADLATKPELRQVGSVMHSTPILLTQSGKISYTSGTIDTTDRDDYLLFGSTQGLLHVVRAGKNATDANRGKEVFAFAPNEMMQNQKNAFLSETSTTLGKNNLFYGIDAPWTAYTQYVAKADGTLTVNDSGRVAQNASGDDIAIKGLQWVYGGLRMGGKSYYALNLSDLDNPELKFHIDPANSKIYKSSSTTTGVTALSYMGQSWSKPTIAYVNFGGVKKLVMFVGGGYDPGYEDAAYDQNTTTGGGAGVYMFDANNGDLLWWTSANATAAGGAEAYTNVSATSINMKYSVVSQINAIDRDSDGLVDNLYFGDLGGQGFRVDLNNAATGTTASAKKANFAKRVVRLFDEHATGGASPRFYEMPSVSIHDSDDGYVAAVAFSSGNRSSPLVGAAGTNQAGSATSAVDGVFVAYDKDVAKMDLYGTPTLTTRTALSSLNSNMSTGVAINGNSGWKYTYSSTAGAYKGMNELYALDGMLYVNVFHRDGTGIGGSCGAGVKGDSYVYQFCLPTGKCPFNTTTSGVPNSVKLGAGILGAGLGQGRSSANNTGLIVNRPNTLNCTTSPNLPECQEFTTTAKLRQLRWYETR; from the coding sequence ATGGATAAAATAAATCATAAAAATACGCTTTCAGCTGCGGTGTCAATGTTCATGACTCTAGCTGTATGTTACAGCGTGTCTGCACAAGCTAGTGATATTGATATTTATAGTAATACGACTAGTGGCAAAACCACGATTACCATGATGCTCGATACATCAGGTAGTATGGGTAATGGTCTTTTTTATTATAGTACATTTTTCGGAATTTTTACTGGATCTCATTCCACAAATAGTTTACAGGAAGATTATGGAGTTTGTGTGAATGCAAATTCCACTAGATATGAAAGTAATTCGAATATCCGTACAGAGGTGAAAACTGTTACATTATCGGATAACACGACTGTTAATTACACAAGATATTATTGTAGGGTAAGAAATTCATCATCGGAATATACAAGACTAAAAGATAAGGGTGTTTGTACCGAGTCAGGCACTGAACTGCGATGTTTCGACCGGTTAACTCGATTAAAAGATGCTTTGATTGAAGTATTTCAAGATGCTGAAATTAAAGATAATAATATTCTTATTGGATTGGGGCAGTATTCTAGTTCAACTTCAAGTATTGAAACCTCAAGTAATGCTGATGGAAGTACTGGACGAATTCTAGTTGCAGCAAAGCCGATGGATAATACGCATAGTGATAATTTAATTAAGGCTATTGTCAATTTATCCCCATATGGTGGTACACCTACAGCCCATGCTTATGCTGAGATTGGTGCATATATGTTAGGTAGGACAACTAAAGGCAGTAGTGAGAATGCTGGTAGTGGTTTTGATAAATCTAATACTACAGATATAAAGCAAGACAATAAATATAAATCACCGTTTGGCACAACTCTACCTTCCCCAACAGACACATGTAATGGTCAAGGTATTTATTTCTTGACTGATGGTGCACCCAACAGTTCGAATAATTCATCTAAATTAATGAGACGAGCATTAGGTCTTAGTAGTGATTTTTCTGATTCAGGTGGGTTGCCTAATGGAAGTGAAGATAATAATCAAATGAGTTATGTGGGAGCGTTCGCTAAAAAAATACGGTCTGATTACAATATAAAAACTGCAGTAGTAGGTTTTGGTAAAGATTTTATTGTTAATGAAAATACTCTTAAACTATTAGAAGATCCACTAACAAAGAAAATTAAGCCTTATTATGACTGTTCTCAGTTATCTGGAGATGCTAAAAATGCTTGTAACTGGGGAGCTAAACAACATGCTCAATTACCTAGTAACGTAGGTGGTTTTGGTAACGGTGGTTTTTATTCTGCTCAATCTACCCAAGATATTATAGATAGTATTAAATATTTCGTGGATGATACTAAACCTCCCTTTGACCCTGTTGCAACAGGTTCACCGACTTTACCGCAAGATGCTTTAAATCCATTACGCATTCAGCCTTATGGTTATTACGCTTCATTTTTGCCGAAACCGCAGGAATCGACCCAGCTTTGGGTTGGGAATATGAATAAATATCATATTTTTAACGGCGAACTATATAATGCAAGCAAAACTATTCGCTTAATTAAGTCAGATGGTTCGCTTGACGCAGCCGCCAAAGGGCTTTGGACCGACGAGGGCATGAAAGGACAATTGCCTTTGGGTTTAAGCACCAATGGCGCAAATGAAAAAATTGCCAACCGTACTCTTTATACCAATCGGGAAATTACAGGTACTGCGGCTCCGTATGCAGCAAGTGAAATCGGTTCACTGAAAAAAGTCAATGTGACGACTTTATTTGGTACGGGCACTACAGCGTTATTTGCCAATGACCCAGATAAAAACTATTGGTTGAACCTGCTCGGCTATAATGTTGCCACCACAGGTATAGTCACTTTAGCAGATCTTGCGACCAAACCTGAACTGCGTCAGGTCGGTTCGGTTATGCACTCCACTCCTATTTTGCTCACCCAGTCAGGTAAAATTTCATACACTTCTGGCACTATTGACACCACTGATCGTGACGATTACTTATTATTCGGTAGTACACAAGGATTATTGCATGTCGTACGGGCAGGCAAAAATGCAACTGATGCAAATCGTGGTAAAGAGGTTTTTGCCTTTGCGCCAAACGAAATGATGCAAAATCAAAAGAATGCTTTTCTATCTGAAACCAGTACTACCTTGGGCAAAAATAACCTGTTCTACGGTATAGATGCACCGTGGACGGCTTATACCCAGTATGTTGCAAAAGCAGATGGAACATTGACCGTTAACGACTCAGGTCGTGTTGCACAAAATGCCAGTGGTGATGATATTGCCATTAAAGGTTTGCAGTGGGTCTATGGTGGTTTGCGTATGGGAGGCAAAAGTTATTACGCTTTGAATTTATCTGACTTAGATAATCCAGAGCTCAAATTTCACATCGACCCAGCCAACTCAAAAATTTATAAATCAAGTTCCACAACTACAGGTGTAACCGCTCTAAGCTATATGGGACAAAGCTGGTCTAAACCGACCATTGCTTATGTGAATTTTGGTGGGGTCAAGAAACTGGTCATGTTTGTGGGTGGGGGTTATGACCCTGGTTATGAAGATGCGGCTTATGACCAAAATACTACAACAGGCGGCGGTGCGGGCGTATATATGTTTGATGCCAATAATGGCGACTTGCTTTGGTGGACCAGTGCCAATGCAACAGCAGCAGGTGGTGCAGAAGCCTATACCAATGTCAGTGCAACGAGCATTAACATGAAATATAGTGTAGTCAGTCAGATCAATGCCATTGACCGTGATAGCGACGGTTTGGTCGACAACTTATACTTTGGTGACTTAGGTGGACAAGGTTTCCGTGTCGACTTAAATAATGCAGCAACAGGTACGACCGCAAGTGCTAAAAAAGCGAATTTTGCTAAACGTGTTGTACGCTTATTTGATGAACATGCAACAGGTGGGGCAAGCCCTCGCTTCTATGAAATGCCAAGTGTGTCTATACATGACAGCGATGATGGCTATGTTGCTGCCGTTGCGTTTAGCTCAGGTAATCGCAGTTCACCATTGGTTGGGGCGGCTGGCACGAATCAGGCGGGTTCAGCAACCAGTGCAGTAGATGGCGTATTTGTGGCTTATGATAAAGACGTTGCAAAAATGGATCTTTATGGTACGCCAACATTAACCACCCGGACTGCGCTGTCTTCCTTAAACAGTAACATGAGTACAGGTGTTGCAATTAATGGAAATAGCGGTTGGAAATATACCTATTCAAGTACTGCAGGTGCTTATAAAGGAATGAATGAGCTATATGCCTTAGATGGTATGTTGTATGTCAATGTGTTTCATCGTGATGGTACAGGTATTGGTGGTTCGTGTGGTGCAGGTGTCAAAGGTGACAGCTATGTCTATCAGTTCTGTTTGCCTACAGGAAAATGTCCATTTAATACAACCACATCTGGGGTGCCGAATAGCGTAAAACTTGGTGCGGGTATTTTGGGTGCTGGTTTAGGTCAAGGACGTAGTAGTGCCAATAATACTGGGTTGATTGTAAACCGCCCTAACACGCTCAATTGTACCACTAGCCCAAATTTACCTGAATGTCAGGAGTTTACCACCACAGCGAAACTTAGACAGTTACGTTGGTATGAAACTCGTTAA
- a CDS encoding esterase/lipase family protein yields MKFGALITGLLLASTGLSTQASTQASQVTAKASSQYAKTQYPIVFAHGMAGFIRVGTDQFGLDYWYQILPDLARNGGNVWATRVSPFNSSEIRGEQLLQQVKEIRAITGASKVNLIGHSHGGPTIRYVAGVEPSMVASLTSVGAPHKGSPVADLILQAEGTPIQGPLVGGINLVSKAITWAQGLDPNSFPHDSLAGGSSLTMARSAKFNQKYPLGMPTTACGEGIYQQKGIYSYSFTGVGQVTNPLDPDSALKVTALLIDGGKDNDGLVSRCSARFGKTIRDNYNWNHLDEVNMVLGLKNIFAPDPVDVYRQHANRLKLQGL; encoded by the coding sequence ATGAAATTCGGAGCATTAATCACGGGTCTGCTGCTGGCATCTACAGGCCTCAGCACTCAGGCCTCCACCCAAGCCAGTCAGGTCACAGCTAAAGCCAGTTCACAATATGCCAAGACCCAATACCCGATTGTATTTGCTCATGGTATGGCAGGCTTTATCCGGGTCGGTACCGACCAGTTTGGACTGGATTACTGGTATCAGATTTTACCGGATCTGGCACGGAATGGCGGCAATGTCTGGGCCACACGGGTATCACCATTTAACTCATCGGAAATTCGTGGTGAACAGCTTTTACAGCAAGTAAAAGAAATTCGGGCGATTACCGGGGCATCCAAGGTTAATCTGATTGGTCATTCACATGGCGGCCCGACCATTCGTTATGTGGCAGGCGTGGAACCTAGCATGGTTGCTTCCCTGACTTCAGTCGGTGCACCGCATAAAGGCTCGCCAGTGGCAGACCTGATTCTTCAGGCAGAAGGCACGCCAATACAAGGTCCTTTGGTAGGTGGCATCAACCTGGTGTCAAAAGCTATTACTTGGGCGCAAGGTCTGGATCCAAACAGTTTTCCGCATGATTCACTCGCAGGTGGTAGCAGCCTGACTATGGCACGATCTGCTAAATTCAATCAGAAATATCCACTGGGTATGCCGACCACGGCCTGTGGTGAAGGCATTTATCAGCAAAAAGGGATTTATAGCTATTCATTCACAGGTGTAGGTCAAGTCACCAACCCGCTCGATCCTGACTCAGCCCTCAAAGTTACAGCTCTACTCATTGACGGCGGCAAGGACAATGATGGTCTGGTTTCCCGCTGTAGTGCCAGATTCGGTAAAACCATTCGGGATAACTACAACTGGAACCATCTGGATGAAGTCAATATGGTTCTTGGACTGAAAAATATCTTTGCACCTGATCCGGTCGATGTGTATCGTCAACATGCTAACCGCTTAAAATTACAAGGTTTATAA
- a CDS encoding type IV pilin protein has protein sequence MKKYFARVVFLHRSNIVANSACELKTCKQGFARLNRNAGFTLIELMIVIVIMAVLAAIAYPNYTQYMERRDLAIARQEALRIAAELERFKSRNFGYKGFDASYLYVYTETDADGNPTTASYYNKTTGQLLLPLGSTSSTAKYTLTLANGGTGHKPLTIVKGPDGQETADSASVNGLSWVMSLERAKDSDGEPKQPRNYDLLLSNTGIRCMTKVKDVVTGYANCGSYSESW, from the coding sequence ATGAAAAAATACTTCGCTAGGGTGGTTTTTTTGCACAGGTCGAATATAGTTGCGAACTCTGCTTGTGAGTTAAAAACTTGCAAGCAGGGATTCGCCCGCCTCAACCGCAATGCTGGATTTACACTTATTGAACTGATGATTGTTATCGTGATTATGGCAGTTCTTGCTGCCATCGCTTATCCTAATTATACGCAATACATGGAAAGACGAGATTTGGCAATCGCGAGACAAGAAGCCTTGCGTATTGCTGCAGAGCTTGAACGGTTTAAATCAAGGAATTTTGGTTATAAAGGTTTTGATGCTAGTTATTTGTATGTATATACAGAGACGGATGCTGATGGAAATCCTACAACTGCCAGTTATTATAATAAAACGACGGGTCAATTGTTGTTGCCACTAGGCTCAACGAGTTCCACTGCGAAATATACGTTGACATTGGCGAATGGAGGAACAGGACATAAGCCCTTAACGATTGTTAAAGGACCTGATGGTCAAGAAACAGCAGATTCGGCGAGTGTGAACGGTTTGAGCTGGGTAATGTCGCTAGAGCGGGCTAAGGATAGTGATGGTGAGCCAAAACAGCCACGTAATTACGATCTGCTTTTAAGCAATACAGGTATACGTTGTATGACAAAAGTCAAAGATGTAGTGACAGGTTATGCAAATTGCGGCAGTTATAGCGAGTCATGGTAA
- a CDS encoding esterase/lipase family protein yields the protein MRTFNKTIQLLTVTLAAALGLSFAAHTQAAASATQVIEKTKSDYAKTKYPILMVHGWLGWSRIGTDSIGLDYWYQILPDMARNGSTVFAAQLSPANTTAHRGEQLIHQIEDVLAITGKKKLNLIGHSHGGPTVLYVAATQPQYIASITGVAGTYHGSKVADDIQNNSLTRTAFNILGDYIIGPLIALGQLKPELEIDFDASMKSLTQIGSNTFNATVAQQVVKDGVLAPTEDCNKNLKQRDSKGIHYYSWTGVAQATNALDIDTILMQLGPLSYGSKDNDGMVSRCSAFMGKVINDQYKLNHTDLANMMFGLKGMFAPDPVALYRQHANRLKLEGL from the coding sequence ATGCGTACTTTCAACAAGACAATACAGTTACTGACTGTGACTTTAGCAGCGGCTTTGGGCTTAAGCTTTGCTGCACACACCCAGGCAGCGGCAAGTGCCACACAAGTCATCGAAAAGACCAAGTCCGATTATGCCAAAACCAAATATCCGATCTTGATGGTACATGGCTGGCTAGGCTGGTCACGCATTGGTACCGATAGCATCGGACTGGATTACTGGTATCAGATTCTGCCGGATATGGCACGTAACGGCTCCACCGTCTTTGCTGCACAACTGTCTCCGGCAAATACAACGGCACATCGCGGTGAACAACTGATTCATCAGATTGAAGATGTTTTGGCCATTACCGGTAAGAAAAAATTGAATCTGATTGGTCATTCCCATGGTGGGCCGACGGTACTCTATGTTGCAGCAACCCAACCGCAGTATATCGCTTCGATTACCGGCGTTGCAGGCACCTACCACGGTTCCAAAGTGGCAGATGATATTCAGAATAATAGCCTGACCCGTACCGCCTTCAATATTTTAGGTGATTATATTATCGGACCATTGATCGCACTGGGTCAGCTTAAGCCTGAACTGGAAATTGATTTTGATGCTTCCATGAAATCCCTGACCCAGATCGGTTCAAATACCTTTAATGCCACAGTGGCACAGCAGGTGGTGAAAGATGGTGTATTAGCTCCTACAGAAGACTGCAATAAAAATTTAAAACAGAGAGACAGCAAAGGCATTCATTATTATTCATGGACGGGTGTGGCCCAAGCCACCAATGCCCTGGATATTGATACGATCCTAATGCAGCTCGGCCCCTTATCGTATGGCAGTAAAGACAATGATGGCATGGTGTCACGCTGTAGCGCGTTCATGGGCAAGGTCATTAATGACCAATACAAACTCAATCATACTGACCTAGCCAATATGATGTTTGGTCTGAAAGGTATGTTTGCACCCGATCCGGTCGCCCTCTACCGCCAGCATGCCAACCGACTCAAATTAGAGGGTTTATAA
- the rplS gene encoding 50S ribosomal protein L19, with protein MSGKHPLVQVIENAQLKQDIPAFAPGDTVIVSVKVKEGDRERLQAFEGVVIAKKNRGLNSAFTVRKISSGVGVERVFQTHSPIVAKVEVKRRGDVRRAKLYYLRELSGKAARIREKLPARKVKA; from the coding sequence ATGAGCGGTAAGCATCCTTTAGTTCAAGTAATTGAAAATGCACAATTGAAACAAGACATCCCTGCATTTGCACCAGGGGATACAGTAATTGTTTCTGTAAAAGTTAAAGAGGGCGACCGTGAGCGTCTTCAGGCTTTTGAAGGTGTTGTAATTGCTAAGAAAAACCGTGGTTTGAACTCTGCGTTCACAGTACGTAAAATTTCTAGCGGTGTTGGTGTTGAGCGTGTATTCCAAACTCACTCTCCAATCGTTGCTAAAGTTGAAGTGAAACGTCGTGGTGACGTTCGTCGCGCTAAACTTTACTACCTACGCGAATTGTCTGGTAAAGCTGCACGTATCCGTGAAAAATTACCAGCTCGTAAAGTTAAAGCTTAA
- the trmD gene encoding tRNA (guanosine(37)-N1)-methyltransferase TrmD — MFFAVITLFPEMFEAITAYGISGRAAKRDLMQIHCINPRDFATGNYKRVDERPFGGGPGMVMMAEPLAQAIHRAKELANEAGAVQVPVVYMSPQGKTLNETAVQDFVQYDGLIVLCGRYEGVDERLIQQYVDQEWSIGDYVLSGGELPAMVLLDSIIRRLPGAMSDEQSHVQDSFVDGLLDCPQYTKPDQFEGLDVPEVLKSGHHANIEKWRFLQRYQRTLERRPELVEQVELTKQQKKWLKDL; from the coding sequence ATGTTTTTTGCAGTCATTACGCTTTTTCCTGAAATGTTTGAAGCGATTACAGCCTACGGTATTAGCGGGCGCGCAGCAAAACGTGATTTGATGCAAATTCATTGCATTAATCCTCGCGATTTTGCGACGGGCAACTACAAACGGGTGGATGAACGTCCATTCGGTGGTGGTCCGGGTATGGTGATGATGGCGGAGCCTTTGGCACAAGCAATCCACCGTGCCAAAGAGCTTGCAAATGAAGCAGGCGCAGTTCAGGTTCCTGTGGTGTATATGTCACCGCAAGGAAAAACCTTAAACGAAACTGCAGTACAAGACTTCGTTCAATATGACGGATTGATTGTACTGTGTGGGCGTTATGAGGGGGTCGATGAACGTTTGATCCAGCAATATGTTGATCAGGAATGGTCAATTGGTGATTATGTTTTGTCGGGTGGTGAACTGCCAGCGATGGTTTTATTAGACAGTATTATCCGGAGGCTTCCGGGGGCGATGTCTGATGAACAATCCCATGTGCAAGACTCCTTTGTGGATGGTCTGTTAGACTGCCCACAATATACCAAGCCTGACCAGTTTGAAGGTTTGGATGTGCCTGAGGTACTTAAATCAGGTCATCATGCAAACATTGAAAAATGGCGGTTTTTGCAGCGTTATCAGCGAACACTTGAACGTCGACCTGAACTGGTCGAACAAGTAGAATTGACCAAGCAGCAAAAAAAATGGCTGAAAGATTTGTAA
- a CDS encoding pilus assembly PilX family protein, whose product MKQQKGATLITVLVILIVITLLGTIAVKMGIVGLKIATNSQVNALLLENSDSALFNIENPAEVERQLALDGMFAYFNSSANTNDELVFCYRASENSFFKLSKASAITEDGSTTKIGVDGFCKANQFAMGRSAVLSQVYLTKNATTSTPFGGVPKGTSLGQSHVPVTMHNIGATVISVLPGFAGATTTQIENCFKQRASAVGACFDGLGIPYNMQHSDYTVGGQPKLVS is encoded by the coding sequence ATGAAACAACAAAAAGGTGCAACACTCATTACGGTATTGGTCATTTTGATCGTTATCACATTACTGGGGACTATAGCGGTAAAAATGGGGATTGTGGGCTTAAAAATTGCAACTAATAGTCAGGTGAATGCGTTGTTGTTAGAAAACTCCGATTCAGCGTTGTTTAATATTGAAAACCCTGCTGAGGTTGAAAGACAATTGGCTCTGGATGGTATGTTTGCTTATTTTAACTCGTCTGCCAATACAAATGACGAATTGGTATTTTGCTATCGCGCATCGGAAAATTCTTTCTTTAAATTATCTAAAGCTAGCGCGATTACAGAGGATGGATCAACGACCAAGATTGGTGTTGATGGCTTTTGTAAAGCCAATCAATTTGCAATGGGGCGTTCTGCAGTGTTGTCACAAGTGTATTTAACCAAAAATGCAACAACCTCTACACCATTTGGTGGTGTGCCAAAAGGAACAAGTCTTGGACAAAGTCATGTGCCGGTAACCATGCATAATATCGGCGCGACTGTCATTTCAGTCTTACCAGGTTTTGCAGGTGCGACTACTACGCAAATAGAGAACTGTTTTAAGCAGCGGGCTTCGGCCGTGGGGGCATGTTTTGATGGGTTAGGTATTCCCTATAACATGCAGCATTCGGACTATACCGTTGGCGGTCAGCCGAAGCTGGTATCGTAA
- a CDS encoding lipase secretion chaperone codes for MQKYKIWIILALLVLCILTLILWLSPKENTQTDTGTKTPLTETQAEQTVRLVNGPANASFPSASQQDTEINCQMQLDVSNRLIVNEQTRNCFEYFITQFGEKNLQQIQQDFKAYIRQNHKEPGLSQILDLWDRYIQYRQGLGQLAAPAGLNQEDPAYYRSIYNTTQNLRQQYFSKYEIEGLFGTEDAYHEYTLDRMSVLADKSLTETEKAQKLKALFQQLPQDWQENLEQLNKLEDLRKLTADIKARGGSRDEIRQMRINLVGPEATQRLEQLDVQRSDWKNRVTGYLDERDQITQSSMSDTAKQQAIAQLRSKHFNTPQEQLRVETFEQVHDQGGKLPFAD; via the coding sequence ATGCAGAAATATAAAATATGGATCATTCTGGCGTTGCTGGTGCTGTGCATTCTCACGCTGATCTTATGGCTGTCCCCAAAAGAAAATACTCAAACAGATACCGGGACAAAAACGCCTTTAACTGAAACTCAGGCAGAGCAAACCGTACGCTTGGTCAATGGCCCTGCCAATGCTTCCTTCCCCAGTGCCAGCCAACAAGATACCGAAATTAATTGTCAAATGCAGTTAGATGTCAGCAATCGTCTGATCGTGAATGAACAGACCCGCAACTGTTTTGAATATTTTATTACCCAATTTGGTGAAAAAAATCTGCAGCAGATCCAGCAGGATTTTAAAGCCTATATTCGCCAGAATCATAAAGAACCGGGACTCTCGCAAATTCTGGATTTATGGGATCGTTATATCCAGTACCGTCAGGGTTTGGGCCAGCTCGCTGCACCGGCTGGGTTGAATCAGGAAGATCCTGCCTATTACCGCAGTATCTATAACACTACCCAGAATTTGCGCCAGCAGTACTTTTCCAAGTATGAAATTGAGGGCTTGTTTGGCACAGAAGATGCCTATCATGAATATACCCTGGACCGGATGAGCGTATTGGCAGACAAAAGCTTGACTGAGACTGAAAAAGCTCAAAAGCTCAAAGCACTGTTTCAGCAACTCCCGCAGGACTGGCAGGAAAATCTGGAACAACTGAATAAACTGGAAGATCTGCGCAAACTCACCGCTGATATTAAAGCCCGGGGCGGTTCCCGTGATGAAATCCGGCAGATGCGGATAAATCTGGTCGGTCCTGAAGCCACACAACGACTGGAACAACTGGATGTACAACGCAGCGACTGGAAAAACCGGGTGACGGGCTATTTAGATGAACGGGATCAGATTACCCAATCCAGCATGTCCGATACTGCCAAACAGCAAGCCATTGCCCAGCTGCGTAGCAAGCATTTCAATACACCGCAAGAACAGCTGCGGGTAGAAACCTTTGAACAGGTGCATGATCAAGGAGGTAAGCTACCCTTTGCTGACTAA